The following nucleotide sequence is from Siniperca chuatsi isolate FFG_IHB_CAS linkage group LG2, ASM2008510v1, whole genome shotgun sequence.
TGTGAGATCTATATTGTGGGCTAATCCACAAAAGGAATGCCCATTGCACAGATCATACGGCTGAATTTCACATCTCCGAACAGAGGAGAAGGCAGGGGTCTGGAAATAACACACTGTCTGCCAGACTCCAGGACAGTGTCAATCAGAGTTTTAAAGTCATCCTTCAACTTTTCAGATTGTTGAAGCTTGATGTCATTAGATCCAACATTTGTGACCACTGAGGATGCAGAAGGGTTATCCCGAAGCAGTTCGTAGAATGTAGTTAGTTATGATTCAGAGTTAATGTGGTGCACCTAAGCACTGGGataacaaaatgtttctgtggTAGGACAGTAGACTTGCTGGCCGACAATAACACAGGAGGGGGACTCGTTCAGGGTGTTCTCTCGGGGTCCTCTTCCCATGGAGGGAACCGCAGTCCTGGGATGCACCTTGGTAGACCGCCTGTTTTCCCTTGGTGAACGGACCAGGGAGGGCGTAGGGAGGCGCAGCTGGCAGCAGGGATAGTGGCGAAGGGCTTGATGTAGCAGCCGCGGCGCATGAGCAGCGGTGGCACATGAGCAGCGGTGGCGCATGAGCAGCTTAACTTAACTCTCTGTTGACTATACTGGAGCATAATCCTCAAAAAGGCAGCTTTCTTCATATCCACCTAAAGCTATTGCCTGAAGACATGTTCAATATTTCCATATTACATCAGTCCTTGGCCAGTGCGTCTTCTACTTCGTAAGAAAATTAAACTTGAGGTGGTACTGTTATGCaggttatgttttaaaatgggggACCAAACTTGGAAGATACATAATTGCCCCccgaaagaaaaaaaagtaatttaaaacaaatttcctgcatttccACACCACCTAACCTGACCAACAGAGGACAATTTCCAAAACAATCTTACAAttagatgaataataatgtcacaTTATGAGATTGTGTGTTCACTTTGTTGAATGTAACAGCATGGCTCATAAAATCCCATTCAAGCCAGTTGTGAAGATGGGTTGGATGAAAAACATGCTGGACAGGGGGTGCGTGCTCTAATAGAGGTTTGGGAAATACTATTCTACGTTAGTCATCACAGAGGGGATGTAGTAGTAAAATAAAAGGTGGTTAAACTATAAATGTCTAAACTGGCTAAACTGTCCAATGTTAGGTAATGGTAAACTCATAAAAAGGTGAGTAAAATCTatgttgcatttgaaaatgGTGGGTAAACTGTTTATGTGCGTTTACTCATCACAtatcacaaataataaaatcaacagggctaatgcaaaatattaatagcCACATTACACTTAAAAGAGCCGACTCCAGAAGAGATTGAGTATGTGGattgaaatttctttttttgaccAGAAATTAAATAATGGGCTATTTCCTTTTCTTGCTCTTAGGCGAAATTAGTATTGTGTTCTTTTTAAGGATGAAAACACATTCTCTGCAAAGAAACTCCAGACTTGGACAAGAACACAATGGTGCGAggttatgttttttgtgttttatattttgctatattattattactatattatactTTTGCAAGAGAAAAGACTTTAAGGATGAGACTAACTTTGTTTTGGCAAATGTATGTCTGGTTAGCTTCCTCACCTCTATTAAAGTGCAGCACACAGCCGCTTCCCTGAGCTTTTCTATGGAACCTTCCAGGACTATCTCCCATGAAGTGATGAGACAGTCCCAAACAGGGCTATCACAAGCCCAAAACACTGAGTCAGTTTAGAGGCCAATGTAGAACAACTCAAAACTCAAATATTgtcatatgtgtttttaataatctTGGTAGCTACTTTTACTTCAAGTAATGTGTCTCTTCATGTCAAATTTGAAGTTGTGTCTTAAAGGGACACACATCCCTAATGATTGTCTATGCAACTGTAGTCTTACATGTCATCAAAATGTACAGTCATAGCTAACTAGCTATATTTATGTGACCATAAATAGAAACAGGGAGATATTAGTTTGATACCGCATCCTAGATCTCAATGTCAAGTTAGCAACTCTGACTTTTGCTAGTTTTTAAACACCAGGTCTCAATGTTGATTTAGATCAGAGCTCCATTTCTTCAACAGCTCTTCCACAGGGAGCTATACAGTCAAACAGGATCTTTTGATGACAATGACATATTCATTACCAGCTGTCATCACTCTGTTCAGAGTTCAAAGAAACATCTTCCTTTACAGAGAAAAGAATGATCCAGCATCACCCAGCCTCTAATATCAATCTTTCTCTTTCATCACACCTCAGATCTCCCATCATAGATGACTTCTCCCCCTACTCTACCCTCTCCTCTTCACTCCCCCACAAATGATGCATTGCCTTTGCTCTTTGTTTTAGCTTGCAGAACCTGTGGCTCATTTGGAAGCTGAGATATTGTACTCCCATGCAGTCACAGAGTGAGGAAGTGAAGTCAGGTACTGTGGATGAAGTTTGAGTGTAGGTGTGCAGAGTTTCTCTGTTCAAGTGTTTCCAAACACAATATTGGTAGCTGGGGTGCTGTATAATACTAATGTGTATACCTATAATTAATCtctataatttaattattttcaaagTGGAAAATTCTTACAGTATTTAGAGCCTCATTAGAGGTGATTGGAAAGTGtgatctgacacacacatgcagcaaacACATGCATCTGCATAAATCCATTCATGTTTTGCCTTGAACCTAAAACACTAAACCCAAACAACATATGTGGACATTCGAACAGTACACTCATGTTTGATAGTCATTTCAACACCATGGGTCTTAAAggagtttgaggttttgtcatttcctgttttattttgtagtgtgttcctctccttgtgtgtcctGTGGgattacttcctgtctttgtttgctttccctccagttttgattgttggtccctccttgattgtttgcacctgtgtcttgttgtctcaccACTcgtagggtatttagtccaggtcttttcctttgttcattgttggaTTATTGTGTGTTCCTgtcgtgtgtatgtgtgtgcatttttcgTTGTACTTTGTTCCTGTGAGTTGTTTgtatggattctttgtctcccttggaccgtgtctggattttggactttacactttgcatgctccctgtcagatttgtttaggCTTGTTGGACTCTTTGCTTGGTTTctaccactgccagccggtaacccatttccTATtcctggacctgtatctgcctacctgcctgttacctgtctgttgcctgtctgcctaccagtgtgtctgcctgcctgtaagCTACTTCActccaataaacactgtagccatccagctacttcatcctcataccgcttcctggttgTCTGCATTTTGGTCCACATGCTGCACCCCCATATGACGGGAATGGTTTGATATTTTaagaaatacgcttattcacgttcttgccaaaagttagatgagaagatcgattcCACTCTCAAGTATATACAGTGAAAATATTAAGTTAcagtcagcagccagttagcttagctcagcacaaAGGAAAAAGCTTGCACTCTGACGAAAAGGGAACAAAATCCTGCACCTAAACACTGCAGCTTCAGTGCTTTTTGTCATATCCCCCCCCCAGATGAACGATTGGGATGGCAATATTTCATGGTCaaatatttcatggcaatttgGTCTGTTGTCGACAGCTGTCAAGGTCCACAGGTCAACCAACATTTGGATACAGCAAAGCTCTTAAATGAAATTATTACTGACTGAGAAGAGATAATATGAACTGTATGAGCAAAAGAAAGAAGCGAAGATAAAACATAGTCAACTCAAACTTGAATCCATTATATACAAGACTGTCCTTCCAAGAAGAATAGATTCAGTCATTTCAACAAGTGCCCCAAAACATCGGACCGTAGTATAGGAGACTGCTGTTCATTTCCCATTTCAAACGGACAGTCAGCGTTGTTTTCGACAACCACAGTATTTCCCTAAAATTAACTATGTGGTTATTGttgtaaccatgatgacaaagCTCCCTTAACCTTAAAAACGTATTTAATCAGTAATTTTAACAGGAACCACAATCCTACCCTAACCATAAGAAAGTGCTTATTTTAACCAAACCATGActtttccctaaacctaaccaaaccttcaccatagtgttgtcacatcatagAATGGATGTATTtcttcaacagtgatttgtaatggttttggaaaGCACTGGCAAAGGATGTTGTCCTGTCGATaggggcatcagatcagaaaacacttatatgtgtcattttaaagGGCATGGacaaattatgtattttgtcatttaggagGACCTTTGTTAATACAAACAGTAGACCCTACACTGAAGATAATTTGAGAATTGCACACTTAACTAGGAAGAGAGTCACGCCTGTGCTCATGTGGCACTGTCATAAAGAATGAATAACTTAGTTTGATGTCCTCGAACTCCtaagatttgtttaaaattttagCATAACTCAAATTATCTTCACTGACCTTATATGCACATTTGCCTGAATGTTGGAACATGACCCATGTTGTTTTGTGCCAACACTAGGCCTATATAGAACAAAAACCCGATGTTTTTGTTGGATtactttgttatattttatatttttcatattgttaCTTAGCTAAGCAACTTATCAGTAAAACTGCATTACTTAGATGTCAGACtatctcaaaaataaaaaagtgagtAAATaggcatttaaaaacaatataaatacaaaaatgattcaGAAGGGGGGGCAAAAAAAGAGACCAAAAGACACAGAAGAGGATATTTCAAAAATAGATGCatacaaacaagaaaacataactCTGGACCTCTGAACAGCTGACAGACTCTGAACTGAGGACCCGGGGCTCCATAAGAGAGGTGTTGAAGAAAAACTTGATGAGATGGTCCTCAATAAAGAATAACTCTAAGAGCCTCAGTTGTCCTTACATGAATATATGGACTTACTATAAACACACATCTGTTGACAGAAGCACTGGGGCAGCATGTACACATGGGCACAGCCAACACAAGACTCTTATAGCAGAACGGTGGGTGGTGGTTTACAGGTTACATCATCTGTCATAAATCAGTAGaaagatgagacaaagaaagaaaccataacccaaaacaacataatcacagggCCTGAGGCCTCCTTTGTGAAACCATACTTTAGTCAAAGTGTCATAAATTATATCACATTCATAAAACTATTCAGAGGACACCAAATTTCTCCAACAAGAGGACAACTAAAATTTGAAATCAATCCTTAGCTTAGCAGGGATCCAATGAAATAAGGCTAAAAGCAatgtattgtttaatttgtacactGCGTAATgttctggacccaaaagcaggactcGGACAAAGGATCTTTAACAGTTCAGTGCAGACGGATTGAGGCAGGTGAACAGGTTTTTAAAGCAGTCAAGACATGATGTAATAAAAGAATGAAtggctttttttaaaaccttggTTTTCAGCCTGATAGATTAGTAACTCTGACACACTCCATCCATTTCTGTGTGTCACATTAGAATATGTGCCCACTCTGACAGATCAATGCCTTTGCCTcctatcctctctctctctctccagataATGGGGTTTAAAGGGGCCGGTCCCCTGAGACCAATCCAGTATGAGATGTGATGGGGGTGTGGGGTTGCTCTGGGATGGAGGTGGGGTGCCCACCATGTGTTAGTTTTGCGACAGAAACTCTGTCATAATTGAATCAGCATATTTGATCGACAGAGCCACATTGCTGTATTAATCAGAGTAGGGTTACACTATAGACCATCTGCACATTGACCGAGAGTGACAGAGGTCTTCATCTCTGTCACTCCTTACAGTAAATCAATATGCACTCTAGTCAATGGACAGACAGGGTGTCTTCTGTCTTATATTAGGACACcccctagttttgcattaatttgatgCAATATTGTTCCAGTATCAGTCTACATAGATGGAGACCTTATTTCGATAGAGCCACTCAGatcttgcataaagcagtaacaTCAGTGTTCTAtcacaggcagagcagacagtCACATTGAGTCAGACAGCATCCTGCTATACAACATGAGAGCCACTttgaacaacaacccacattagcttttCCGCACTCTGGAaacctgccagctgctgtcaatcaaatacTGACACCAACACGACCCTCCAGCCAGCTGAGATGAAAAGGTACATTTCTGAGacattttttcttccttttaataataaaaaactattgacaatatatattaaaaaaacacagacattatttttgattacaaaaagggatgactaaaagtgatttcagttggactttaacaCAAGTGTTGAACCTTTAGACATTACAGCATGATTAAACTCTTCAGAGTACATATTCAAATAGTTGTGTGGAAATTGggtaatttttgtcatttttttatgcaGTAATTTTTGTCGGCCCAAATATATGTTGTCCTTATTTCACCAGCTGACATTTTGTAAATTCAAACAAACTGTAAAGCTGCCAGGAATCCAAactgcaagaaaaaaatgagaGGCACTTATATAGAGATTTGAAAATCTTGAATGATAATCATTTaagataataatataaaaacattttagttagttaagctttatttattcaggaagtCTCATTGGGGTCAGGGTCTCTTttacaagagagacctgagaacaaatATATACAGCATGATGGTTGTAAAGCTGgttataaacacaaacaaatccatgaaaaaataataatactaggCTCGGGCGGTATCTGTTTTTTCATACGGTTTTTCATATGGTTTGTAAAACAGAtacaaccagagctacacacGCATAATACaacctctatgcttgactcaaactgttaactcagtccttcagaattaacatTTCCCATTACCCAACATtctgataaacaaggctggtctgttgtgctggctctctgtataTAGGTTACACTTACGCAcaaattaaagaacactttcaaaatgtattggTGTAAAAATCATTTAGATGTGgaggagtggtggcattttaAGCAACTGAACGCTTCCATTCACATGATAGGTATTGAATGAAGTAGAAAAAAAGGTATCGAATGACGTACTCTATTGGTATCAGTATCACTTTAAGGTTACTGGTATTGGTACTGGTATTGTAATTTTGTATACCTTTCCCAGTCTAGTTCTACTCAACTGAGGTACTTTATTAGACCAGACAAAAGAGGTGAAGCATTAAGttgtgtaaaaaatgtttttgttttgttaaaggtatagtttgaaaaataaaaattaatttaggTAACCAtattattttaaacatatttatcCTTCCAATTTAATTTATGGGCAAGTCTGACCATTTGCTAAAGCCATTGTGTTTTTTGCAGAACTTCTTTTGCAAGCTAAGTATCTCATCTTTTTTCCATTGGAAATTCTTAAAAATCTTCTGGAATGCTATAAGATCCTTTGTTGATTTGcatcaattacatttttaattttttcaatgTTCATCTTATAACCTGATATTTTGGAAAACTTTTATAATATTTTGGAATTTCAATTGCCTTTGGACGAGATGTTTTAGTATTAGTTAAATACAAttgtacaattttaaaaacGTTGGAATTcatggttttgtgtgtatgtgcacctGTGTTTctaagtttttgtgtttttaaattgtttatatctgtgttgtgttttgtcgAATATATGTGTTGTAAATATgggtttatattatatcatttggtcttatggagatggtggtggagagtaTTGGCTTAGATGTTGGTGCAAAATCTTACATAGGtgttcacatcattttcaaactcaccaaaccattcagtgagccctggtgcacagAAGCATCTGCGTTTGATGTTTTGCCACTCTTTAATTTagggttttcctttaatttgtcccccatctgtatatatatatatatatatatatatatatatatatatatatatatatacacacacacacactgtatgtatatgCTGTCAGCTTCCGTGGTATACCAATAATTATATACCAAGTTTTTTTTGGTACTTGCATATTATTGCAGGCTGACATACTACAATATGACTGTGAGGACACCTGATTAATTACGCAAGATCAATCAGAAGTCATGAAAATCTTTGGAACAACAAAACTGGAGCTCAAAGTGACTATCAAAAGGGGAGTTTTTTTCAAAGGCCATCAAATTAGAATTTTCAATAGAGAAATGAGTAAAAACAACTTTGGTAGctatattataataatttgtAAACTTTAAGAGTCCTCTCGATGTTTTATGGTGTAGGCCTACTTGCTAATAattaacatgaaataaaacaaaagaaaacacctTTGAAGTATCAATACTTTTTTTCCACTGTCAACCGTTTTTCATTAATTCCAATTTTAGATGAATATTGTGTCATggtttgtgagtttgtgtatgGTTATTATGGATTTTTGAACACTTACAGTAAAACAGGTTGtgtatattttcttaaaacctttgctttaaaaattaaaacaaggcTCAATACTGAACGCTAATGAAATACTGTGACTGAGTGCATGTGGTAGTTTGCCATCTATCCTCCCCAtctcttgtgttttctccacctGCTGTTGATCACCGGTacacctgtctcctatctactcatcagtctccacagcttatatGCCAGGCTCTCCCATGACACCAACACCAGATTGTCCCTGTACATGGTACGACCACTATGTCAAGGCTCTGCAAACTTACGCAGCTAAGTACCTTTTTGCAAGTGTATTTTGCCtcgtgtttttgatcctgtGTTCTGCTCTAACTGAAGGATTGTcctgtgctggtgatcacagcTCCTGTCGTTGCCTGGATTCCTGTaggcctgtctgcctgcctttcCAGCAACCTTCACCTCGCCTGTCTGCAACAGTTCCACCTTGCCTGTCCACCACCACTCCACCTCGGAGCCAGACCCTCGACATCTGCTCCGTGATCTTGGTTCCGCTGACGGTTAGTAGTCCACACACCACTATCAGCGCTACACCACGGCCAGCCAGATCCACGCGGTACCACCTCACCCTGCTTCACAGACCAGGCTGCCGGTTCAGACCCACGCGGCGGCTAGACCCAGTCAGCGAGGTGACGCTGCAACCAGGCTCCGAGTTGGAACCACTGCTACTCTCCCGGGGTTACCAAGTTCAACGCCGAAGGCTACGCTCTGAACTCCTACACCCCTTCCCACTATTCCTGCTAACGTATAATAAAGTGTGAATTGGGTTATAAAAACTATTGATGTGTTGTGCATTTGTAGATTTCGAAGATCGTACATACGACAGTGTAAACTTATTGAACACGAAGATTGaattttctgttgtattttaatACCCCATTCATTATGCCAACATTGCATTACGCTATAACTCCAAGGGCCTGTAAAGATGCCACTTTTTTCCttcacaacatgtaaaatatatgttgacatttaaaaaataaatgaaaaggttTGCCAAGAATGAAGGACATTGAGACTGTCTCACATGTTTTTCAAGGAGCAGCATTATGTATTATATAGCACTATATTTATCAGTCCAAATCCAGTATCTGTTAATGTTGGATTAGTGTAACTGCTCATGTATGGCTCCCATTGCTGATATtgtccattttaaaaaaacaaaacacaactttgCAGATTGTACCATAGATGATTTTATCCACCTGCTACTGTGTGCTGTATACTGTGCATTTGCTATTGCCCCCCCAAATTGGTATTAGTCCCACTGCCTGTCTGGAGAAATTCCAATTTTCCCCTGTAGCCTTCTGGTCTGATGGAAAGCTGTGCGGTTCCTGATTCCATGCAACATACATTCTTTAATCTGCTGCCCACTTTTTGTCAAGATGTCTTTTAACTTTAACATTGACCGTCATACGCTACCTGTTGATGTTGTCCTGTCCAGTTGTATTGCACAATCTCATACCCTGAGTTTTGTCTTGCTTTTATCGGATTAACCTGCTCCATCCTACACCGCACTAGGGGGTCTGACAATGCTCCTGTGACCAGTGCTCCTAACAGCTTGCGCCCACGTACTATACAGTGCGGGAATACCACACCTTCTGCCACATTAACTAATATGTCAAGATTCTTGGCAAACCTGCCCATTGTCACT
It contains:
- the LOC122883789 gene encoding uncharacterized protein LOC122883789, translating into MRRAVKVTKVHKLDDISSSNPGHCSFNLSLQNLWLIWKLRYCTPMQSQSEEVKSVSTAYMPGSPMTPTPDCPCTCSCRCLDSCRPVCLPFQQPSPRLSATVPPCLSTTTPPRSQTLDICSVILVPLTVSSPHTTISATPRPARSTRYHLTLLHRPGCRFRPTRRLDPVSEVTLQPGSELEPLLLSRGYQVQRRRLRSELLHPFPLFLLTYNKV